In Alphaproteobacteria bacterium, the genomic window TATTAGCAACAGTATCATTTTTTGATAAAGTGATAATTTTTTCAACAACAGATCTTAGATCTTTTGCTTTTGGAAGAGTTGTTTTAATTTGTTCGTGCTTTAATAAAGCATTTGATAGATTTTTGAATAGAGCTTTTCTATGAGAAGAAGTTCTGTTTAATTTTCTACCTTTCATTCCATGTCGCATATTTTTTCTCCTTTATGCTTTGTGCCCTTATATTAGGTTTTCCTATATAAGGATTAAATTAGTTTCTCTGCCCGAATTAACGGATTTTTCAGAAAAACACGAAGGGCAGTATGCCCTTCGATTTGTTTCTTAAAATAAACTTAATCGTTTAAATCAAGTTTACTGATTAATTCATCAATATTTTCTGGTGGCCAAGATTCAACATCCATACCTAGATGTAATCCCATTTCACCAAGAACTTCTTTGATCTCGTTTAGAGATTTTCTACCAAAGTTTGGAGTTCTTAACATATCACCTTCTGTTTTCATTACTAAATCACCAATATAAATGATGTTATCATTTTGTAGACAATTTACTGATCTAACTGAAAGTTCTAGTTCAGAAACTCTTCTTAATAAATGTTTGCTAAATGGTAGAGATTCTTCAACAGCTTCAACTGTTTCTTCTTCAGGATCTTCAAAATTAACAAGAACAGCTAACTGATCTTGTAAAATTCTAGCAGCTAATGCGATAGCATCAGGAGCTTCTAAAGAACCATCTGTCTCAACATCCATAACAAGTTTATCATAGTCTGTAATTTGACCAACCCTAGCATTTTCAACTTTATAAGACACTTTTTTAATTGGTGAATATAAAGCATCAATTGGTAGAACACCTAAAGGAAGATCATCTTTGCTTTGAGCTGAAGCAGGAACATATCCTTTTCCAGTATTTACAAAGAATTCCATGTTTAATTCAGAACCTTTATCCAAGTGACAAATCACATGGTTAGGGTTTAAGATTTCAACATCTCCATTTGCGCTAATCATTCCAGCAGTAACTTCACAAGGACCTTGAGCATTTAAAGTCATAGTTTTTTGACCTAAGCTTTCAACTTTTACATTGATACCTTTGATGTTCAAAACCATATCCGTAACATCTTCTCTAACTCCAGCTGCAGTTGAGAATTCGTGAA contains:
- a CDS encoding DNA-directed RNA polymerase subunit alpha, producing the protein MIQKNWKELIKPEKVKVIERNESRTKNVVEIEPLERGYGLTLGNALRRVLLSSLQGAAITAIKIDGIVHEFSTAAGVREDVTDMVLNIKGINVKVESLGQKTMTLNAQGPCEVTAGMISANGDVEILNPNHVICHLDKGSELNMEFFVNTGKGYVPASAQSKDDLPLGVLPIDALYSPIKKVSYKVENARVGQITDYDKLVMDVETDGSLEAPDAIALAARILQDQLAVLVNFEDPEEETVEAVEESLPFSKHLLRRVSELELSVRSVNCLQNDNIIYIGDLVMKTEGDMLRTPNFGRKSLNEIKEVLGEMGLHLGMDVESWPPENIDELISKLDLND